Proteins encoded in a region of the Anopheles ziemanni chromosome 2, idAnoZiCoDA_A2_x.2, whole genome shotgun sequence genome:
- the LOC131282518 gene encoding muskelin isoform X6 has protein sequence MAGTISDIKKLEYDIYKYSSYSSSYLPENIREDNPSNQTSRWSSNTNTPPQFLILKLERPAIVTRIKFGKYEKTHVCNLRKFRILGGLEEERMVLLFEGGLRNDAVPETFNLKHRTNSGELLPIKFVQIVPLLSWGPSFNFCIWYVELLGIEDSMFILSNLRKYNMLREVEIVRLFLKHCRQQGYSKTFRALQEETGVRLEDEQMTELHEILVNRGDFKKTEEMLMEFIDNGLMDHYLAKQEYKPQWSLQLTPEKEPRPGRRGGHQLVIDQTNSTIYLYGGWDGNEDLSDLWSYDVKSNRWTLIHENGQIFMLGRYLDSASRTEENINSDFYLYNTISREWYRISSDTSQDGGPKLVFDHQMCIDVDKQTIYVFGGRILEPKYANEEETTGNYRYSGLFSYHISTNTWTHIMVDCDDQLASSPHVHSIRSRVTHSMLFHHKHRKLYIFGGQRGKDYMTDFLIYDVDTNELSNMTPENNNTDTKNVPQSGFTQRATIDSEKDEIYVLTSLSKEKERRDLNINSFWLFSLAKKEWCCVYKSEHSNGENCYQKSSQHACHEPCPRYAHQIVYDGVNQVHFLFGGNPGTNSNVRLDDFWVLRLEKPNRANILRYCKYLLRKQEYEEITKNDPLAAILYLQTKLYDIIDHSDPVQLKEFHKLASLLFKSDTVDGETEPTSLLTCSLSGGAGAGSVGSSVGAGVSAPAVGSGTVTTAGVGGGGGSKHKQQRSDDDRQKEEENMAKVMRVESPKSLADEADTSSISSMSSSDCSNSQGPGTSAAQRLAAGTTATDGAGSSPAVSVNPTASSKATSSTVDDAGATSSTSRSGNSARNRSVDQQFEMKIRRCLLFNKLVDLMPEALCQPKKNISDFVLL, from the exons ATGGCTGGAACAATCTCGGACATCAAGAAGTTGGAGTACGATATCTACAAATACTCCAGCTATTCATCGTCCTACCTGCCCGA AAACATCCGGGAAGATAATCCTTCTAATCAAACATCGCGCTGGTCATCGAACACCAACACACCGCCCCAGTTTCTCATCCTGAAGCTCGAACGGCCGGCAATCGTGACGAGGATCAAGTTCGGGAAATATGAGAAAACGCACGTTTGCAACTTGCGCAAGTTCCGAATCCTCGGCGGGCTGGAGGAAGAACGCATGGTGCTGCTGTTCGAAGG CGGGCTACGGAATGACGCGGTGCCGGAAACGTTCAATTTGAAGCATCGCACCAACTCTGGCGAGCTCCTGCCGATCAAGTTCGTACAGATCGTGCCACTGCTGTCATGGGGGCCGAGCTTCAACTTTTGCATCTGGTACGTCGAGCTGCTGGGCATCGAGGACTCGATGTTCATCCTGTCGAACCTGCGCAAGTACAACATGCTACGGGAGGTCGAGATCGTCCGGCTGTTCCTGAAGCACTGCCGCCAGCAGGGGTACTCGAAAACCTTCCGTGCCCTGCAGGAGGAAACGGGAGTGCGCCTGGAGGACGAGCAGATGACGGAGCTGCACGAGATTCTTGTAAATAGAGGGGATTTTAAGAAGACTGAAGAAATGCTGATGGAATTTATCGACA ACGGCCTAATGGATCACTACCTCGCGAAGCAAGAGTACAAACCGCAGTGGAGCCTGCAGCTGACGCCGGAAAAGGAACCGAGACCGGGGCGGCGCGGAGGGCACCAGCTGGTGATCGATCAGACGAACAGCACGATCTACCTGTACGGTGGCTGGGATGGTAACGAGGATCTCAGCGATCTCTGGTCGTACGACGTCAAGTCGAACCGGTGGACGTTGATCCACGA AAACGGACAGATTTTCATGCTCGGGCGCTACCTGGACAGTGCGTCCCGGACGGAGGAGAACATCAATAGCGACTTTTACCTTTACAACACCATCTCCCGGGAGTGGTACCGCATTTCCAGCGATACGAGCCAGGACGGGGGGCCGAAGCTGGTGTTCGACCACCAGATGTGCATCGACGTCGATAAGCAGACGATCTACGTGTTTGGCGGTCGCATCCTGGAACCTAAGTATGC AAACGAGGAGGAAACGACAGGCAACTATCGGTACTCGGGCCTGTTTTCGTACCACATCAGCACCAACACCTGGACGCACATTATGGTGGACTGCGATGATCAGCTCGCTTCCAGCCCGCACGTGCACAGCATTCGATCGCGTGTGACACATTCGATGCTGTTCCATCAT AAACATCGCAAATTGTACATCTTTGGTGGGCAACGCGGCAAGGACTACATGACGGACTTCCTCATCTACGATGTAGACACCAACGAGCTGTCCAACATGACGCCGGAGAATAACAATACCGACACGAAGAACGTACCGCAGTCGGGATTCACGCAGCGCGCAACGATCGACAGCGAAAAGGACGAGATTTACGTTTTGACG AGCCTCAGCAAGGAGAAGGAGCGCCGCGATCTGAACATAAACTCGTTCTGGCTGTTCTCGTTGGCCAAGAAGGAGTGGTGCTGCGTGTACAAGAGTGAACACTCGAACGGGGAAAACTGCTACCAGAAGAGCAGCCAGCACGCCTGCCATGAGCCATGCCCGCGGTATGCGCACCAGATCGTGTACGATGGCGTGAACCAGGTGCACTTCCTGTTCGGCGGTAACCCGGGTACGAACTCCAACGTGCGGCTGGACGATTTCTGGGTGCTGCGGTTGGAGAAACCGAATCGTGCGAACATCCTGCGCTACTGCAAGTACCTGTTGCGCAAGCAGGAGTACGAGGAGATTACGAAAAATGACCCGCTAGCGGCGATACTGTACCTGCAAACGAAGTTGTACGACATTATTGACCACAGCGATCCGGTACAGCTGAAGGAGTTCCACAAGCTGGCATCGCTACTGTTCAAATCGGACACGGTCGATGGTGAAACGGAACCGACCAGCCTGCTAACTTGTTCTCTAAGTGGTGGCGCTGGCGCTGGCAGTGTAGGATCTTCCGTTGGTGCTGGTGTTTCTGCCCCGGCCGTTGGTAGTGGTACGGTCACAACGGCAGgagtcggtggtggtggtggcagcaAGCACAAACAACAACGTAGTGACGACGATCGGCagaaggaggaagaaaacatGGCCAAAGTGATGCGCGTGGAGTCACCGAAGAGTCTCGCAGATGAAGCGGACACTTCCAGCATCAGCTCGATGAGCAGCAGTGACTGTTCGAACTCGCAAGGACCAGGAACTTCGGCCGCCCAGAGATTGGCCGCGGGAACAACGGCTACGGATGGTGCTGGATCGTCGCCTGCCGTGTCCGTCAATCCCACAGCGTCCTCCAAGGCGACAAGCAGCACGGTGGACGATGCCGGTGCCACATCGTCTACTTCCCGCTCCGGTAATAGCGCACGCAATCGATCGGTCGATCAGCAGTTTGAGATGAAAATAAGGCGCTGTCTGCTGTTCAACAAACTCGTCGACTTGATGCCGGAAGCTCTATGTCAACCGAAGAAAAATATCAGCGATTTTGTACTGCTGTAG
- the LOC131282518 gene encoding muskelin isoform X1 — protein sequence MAGTISDIKKLEYDIYKYSSYSSSYLPENIREDNPSNQTSRWSSNTNTPPQFLILKLERPAIVTRIKFGKYEKTHVCNLRKFRILGGLEEERMVLLFEGGLRNDAVPETFNLKHRTNSGELLPIKFVQIVPLLSWGPSFNFCIWYVELLGIEDSMFILSNLRKYNMLREVEIVRLFLKHCRQQGYSKTFRALQEETGVRLEDEQMTELHEILVNRGDFKKTEEMLMEFIDNGLMDHYLAKQEYKPQWSLQLTPEKEPRPGRRGGHQLVIDQTNSTIYLYGGWDGNEDLSDLWSYDVKSNRWTLIHERSELLDGPTPRACHKMVYDTRNGQIFMLGRYLDSASRTEENINSDFYLYNTISREWYRISSDTSQDGGPKLVFDHQMCIDVDKQTIYVFGGRILEPNYRISLSFRNEEETTGNYRYSGLFSYHISTNTWTHIMVDCDDQLASSPHVHSIRSRVTHSMLFHHKHRKLYIFGGQRGKDYMTDFLIYDVDTNELSNMTPENNNTDTKNVPQSGFTQRATIDSEKDEIYVLTVGADCSLSKEKERRDLNINSFWLFSLAKKEWCCVYKSEHSNGENCYQKSSQHACHEPCPRYAHQIVYDGVNQVHFLFGGNPGTNSNVRLDDFWVLRLEKPNRANILRYCKYLLRKQEYEEITKNDPLAAILYLQTKLYDIIDHSDPVQLKEFHKLASLLFKSDTVDGETEPTSLLTCSLSGGAGAGSVGSSVGAGVSAPAVGSGTVTTAGVGGGGGSKHKQQRSDDDRQKEEENMAKVMRVESPKSLADEADTSSISSMSSSDCSNSQGPGTSAAQRLAAGTTATDGAGSSPAVSVNPTASSKATSSTVDDAGATSSTSRSGNSARNRSVDQQFEMKIRRCLLFNKLVDLMPEALCQPKKNISDFVLL from the exons ATGGCTGGAACAATCTCGGACATCAAGAAGTTGGAGTACGATATCTACAAATACTCCAGCTATTCATCGTCCTACCTGCCCGA AAACATCCGGGAAGATAATCCTTCTAATCAAACATCGCGCTGGTCATCGAACACCAACACACCGCCCCAGTTTCTCATCCTGAAGCTCGAACGGCCGGCAATCGTGACGAGGATCAAGTTCGGGAAATATGAGAAAACGCACGTTTGCAACTTGCGCAAGTTCCGAATCCTCGGCGGGCTGGAGGAAGAACGCATGGTGCTGCTGTTCGAAGG CGGGCTACGGAATGACGCGGTGCCGGAAACGTTCAATTTGAAGCATCGCACCAACTCTGGCGAGCTCCTGCCGATCAAGTTCGTACAGATCGTGCCACTGCTGTCATGGGGGCCGAGCTTCAACTTTTGCATCTGGTACGTCGAGCTGCTGGGCATCGAGGACTCGATGTTCATCCTGTCGAACCTGCGCAAGTACAACATGCTACGGGAGGTCGAGATCGTCCGGCTGTTCCTGAAGCACTGCCGCCAGCAGGGGTACTCGAAAACCTTCCGTGCCCTGCAGGAGGAAACGGGAGTGCGCCTGGAGGACGAGCAGATGACGGAGCTGCACGAGATTCTTGTAAATAGAGGGGATTTTAAGAAGACTGAAGAAATGCTGATGGAATTTATCGACA ACGGCCTAATGGATCACTACCTCGCGAAGCAAGAGTACAAACCGCAGTGGAGCCTGCAGCTGACGCCGGAAAAGGAACCGAGACCGGGGCGGCGCGGAGGGCACCAGCTGGTGATCGATCAGACGAACAGCACGATCTACCTGTACGGTGGCTGGGATGGTAACGAGGATCTCAGCGATCTCTGGTCGTACGACGTCAAGTCGAACCGGTGGACGTTGATCCACGAGCGCTCGGAGCTGCTCGACGGTCCGACTCCCCGCGCTTGCCACAAGATGGTGTACGACACGAGAAACGGACAGATTTTCATGCTCGGGCGCTACCTGGACAGTGCGTCCCGGACGGAGGAGAACATCAATAGCGACTTTTACCTTTACAACACCATCTCCCGGGAGTGGTACCGCATTTCCAGCGATACGAGCCAGGACGGGGGGCCGAAGCTGGTGTTCGACCACCAGATGTGCATCGACGTCGATAAGCAGACGATCTACGTGTTTGGCGGTCGCATCCTGGAACCTAA TTACAGAATTTCTTTATCGTTTAGAAACGAGGAGGAAACGACAGGCAACTATCGGTACTCGGGCCTGTTTTCGTACCACATCAGCACCAACACCTGGACGCACATTATGGTGGACTGCGATGATCAGCTCGCTTCCAGCCCGCACGTGCACAGCATTCGATCGCGTGTGACACATTCGATGCTGTTCCATCAT AAACATCGCAAATTGTACATCTTTGGTGGGCAACGCGGCAAGGACTACATGACGGACTTCCTCATCTACGATGTAGACACCAACGAGCTGTCCAACATGACGCCGGAGAATAACAATACCGACACGAAGAACGTACCGCAGTCGGGATTCACGCAGCGCGCAACGATCGACAGCGAAAAGGACGAGATTTACGTTTTGACGGTAGGAGCCGATTGT AGCCTCAGCAAGGAGAAGGAGCGCCGCGATCTGAACATAAACTCGTTCTGGCTGTTCTCGTTGGCCAAGAAGGAGTGGTGCTGCGTGTACAAGAGTGAACACTCGAACGGGGAAAACTGCTACCAGAAGAGCAGCCAGCACGCCTGCCATGAGCCATGCCCGCGGTATGCGCACCAGATCGTGTACGATGGCGTGAACCAGGTGCACTTCCTGTTCGGCGGTAACCCGGGTACGAACTCCAACGTGCGGCTGGACGATTTCTGGGTGCTGCGGTTGGAGAAACCGAATCGTGCGAACATCCTGCGCTACTGCAAGTACCTGTTGCGCAAGCAGGAGTACGAGGAGATTACGAAAAATGACCCGCTAGCGGCGATACTGTACCTGCAAACGAAGTTGTACGACATTATTGACCACAGCGATCCGGTACAGCTGAAGGAGTTCCACAAGCTGGCATCGCTACTGTTCAAATCGGACACGGTCGATGGTGAAACGGAACCGACCAGCCTGCTAACTTGTTCTCTAAGTGGTGGCGCTGGCGCTGGCAGTGTAGGATCTTCCGTTGGTGCTGGTGTTTCTGCCCCGGCCGTTGGTAGTGGTACGGTCACAACGGCAGgagtcggtggtggtggtggcagcaAGCACAAACAACAACGTAGTGACGACGATCGGCagaaggaggaagaaaacatGGCCAAAGTGATGCGCGTGGAGTCACCGAAGAGTCTCGCAGATGAAGCGGACACTTCCAGCATCAGCTCGATGAGCAGCAGTGACTGTTCGAACTCGCAAGGACCAGGAACTTCGGCCGCCCAGAGATTGGCCGCGGGAACAACGGCTACGGATGGTGCTGGATCGTCGCCTGCCGTGTCCGTCAATCCCACAGCGTCCTCCAAGGCGACAAGCAGCACGGTGGACGATGCCGGTGCCACATCGTCTACTTCCCGCTCCGGTAATAGCGCACGCAATCGATCGGTCGATCAGCAGTTTGAGATGAAAATAAGGCGCTGTCTGCTGTTCAACAAACTCGTCGACTTGATGCCGGAAGCTCTATGTCAACCGAAGAAAAATATCAGCGATTTTGTACTGCTGTAG
- the LOC131282518 gene encoding muskelin isoform X5 — MAGTISDIKKLEYDIYKYSSYSSSYLPENIREDNPSNQTSRWSSNTNTPPQFLILKLERPAIVTRIKFGKYEKTHVCNLRKFRILGGLEEERMVLLFEGGLRNDAVPETFNLKHRTNSGELLPIKFVQIVPLLSWGPSFNFCIWYVELLGIEDSMFILSNLRKYNMLREVEIVRLFLKHCRQQGYSKTFRALQEETGVRLEDEQMTELHEILVNRGDFKKTEEMLMEFIDNGLMDHYLAKQEYKPQWSLQLTPEKEPRPGRRGGHQLVIDQTNSTIYLYGGWDGNEDLSDLWSYDVKSNRWTLIHERSELLDGPTPRACHKMVYDTRNGQIFMLGRYLDSASRTEENINSDFYLYNTISREWYRISSDTSQDGGPKLVFDHQMCIDVDKQTIYVFGGRILEPKYANEEETTGNYRYSGLFSYHISTNTWTHIMVDCDDQLASSPHVHSIRSRVTHSMLFHHKHRKLYIFGGQRGKDYMTDFLIYDVDTNELSNMTPENNNTDTKNVPQSGFTQRATIDSEKDEIYVLTSLSKEKERRDLNINSFWLFSLAKKEWCCVYKSEHSNGENCYQKSSQHACHEPCPRYAHQIVYDGVNQVHFLFGGNPGTNSNVRLDDFWVLRLEKPNRANILRYCKYLLRKQEYEEITKNDPLAAILYLQTKLYDIIDHSDPVQLKEFHKLASLLFKSDTVDGETEPTSLLTCSLSGGAGAGSVGSSVGAGVSAPAVGSGTVTTAGVGGGGGSKHKQQRSDDDRQKEEENMAKVMRVESPKSLADEADTSSISSMSSSDCSNSQGPGTSAAQRLAAGTTATDGAGSSPAVSVNPTASSKATSSTVDDAGATSSTSRSGNSARNRSVDQQFEMKIRRCLLFNKLVDLMPEALCQPKKNISDFVLL; from the exons ATGGCTGGAACAATCTCGGACATCAAGAAGTTGGAGTACGATATCTACAAATACTCCAGCTATTCATCGTCCTACCTGCCCGA AAACATCCGGGAAGATAATCCTTCTAATCAAACATCGCGCTGGTCATCGAACACCAACACACCGCCCCAGTTTCTCATCCTGAAGCTCGAACGGCCGGCAATCGTGACGAGGATCAAGTTCGGGAAATATGAGAAAACGCACGTTTGCAACTTGCGCAAGTTCCGAATCCTCGGCGGGCTGGAGGAAGAACGCATGGTGCTGCTGTTCGAAGG CGGGCTACGGAATGACGCGGTGCCGGAAACGTTCAATTTGAAGCATCGCACCAACTCTGGCGAGCTCCTGCCGATCAAGTTCGTACAGATCGTGCCACTGCTGTCATGGGGGCCGAGCTTCAACTTTTGCATCTGGTACGTCGAGCTGCTGGGCATCGAGGACTCGATGTTCATCCTGTCGAACCTGCGCAAGTACAACATGCTACGGGAGGTCGAGATCGTCCGGCTGTTCCTGAAGCACTGCCGCCAGCAGGGGTACTCGAAAACCTTCCGTGCCCTGCAGGAGGAAACGGGAGTGCGCCTGGAGGACGAGCAGATGACGGAGCTGCACGAGATTCTTGTAAATAGAGGGGATTTTAAGAAGACTGAAGAAATGCTGATGGAATTTATCGACA ACGGCCTAATGGATCACTACCTCGCGAAGCAAGAGTACAAACCGCAGTGGAGCCTGCAGCTGACGCCGGAAAAGGAACCGAGACCGGGGCGGCGCGGAGGGCACCAGCTGGTGATCGATCAGACGAACAGCACGATCTACCTGTACGGTGGCTGGGATGGTAACGAGGATCTCAGCGATCTCTGGTCGTACGACGTCAAGTCGAACCGGTGGACGTTGATCCACGAGCGCTCGGAGCTGCTCGACGGTCCGACTCCCCGCGCTTGCCACAAGATGGTGTACGACACGAGAAACGGACAGATTTTCATGCTCGGGCGCTACCTGGACAGTGCGTCCCGGACGGAGGAGAACATCAATAGCGACTTTTACCTTTACAACACCATCTCCCGGGAGTGGTACCGCATTTCCAGCGATACGAGCCAGGACGGGGGGCCGAAGCTGGTGTTCGACCACCAGATGTGCATCGACGTCGATAAGCAGACGATCTACGTGTTTGGCGGTCGCATCCTGGAACCTAAGTATGC AAACGAGGAGGAAACGACAGGCAACTATCGGTACTCGGGCCTGTTTTCGTACCACATCAGCACCAACACCTGGACGCACATTATGGTGGACTGCGATGATCAGCTCGCTTCCAGCCCGCACGTGCACAGCATTCGATCGCGTGTGACACATTCGATGCTGTTCCATCAT AAACATCGCAAATTGTACATCTTTGGTGGGCAACGCGGCAAGGACTACATGACGGACTTCCTCATCTACGATGTAGACACCAACGAGCTGTCCAACATGACGCCGGAGAATAACAATACCGACACGAAGAACGTACCGCAGTCGGGATTCACGCAGCGCGCAACGATCGACAGCGAAAAGGACGAGATTTACGTTTTGACG AGCCTCAGCAAGGAGAAGGAGCGCCGCGATCTGAACATAAACTCGTTCTGGCTGTTCTCGTTGGCCAAGAAGGAGTGGTGCTGCGTGTACAAGAGTGAACACTCGAACGGGGAAAACTGCTACCAGAAGAGCAGCCAGCACGCCTGCCATGAGCCATGCCCGCGGTATGCGCACCAGATCGTGTACGATGGCGTGAACCAGGTGCACTTCCTGTTCGGCGGTAACCCGGGTACGAACTCCAACGTGCGGCTGGACGATTTCTGGGTGCTGCGGTTGGAGAAACCGAATCGTGCGAACATCCTGCGCTACTGCAAGTACCTGTTGCGCAAGCAGGAGTACGAGGAGATTACGAAAAATGACCCGCTAGCGGCGATACTGTACCTGCAAACGAAGTTGTACGACATTATTGACCACAGCGATCCGGTACAGCTGAAGGAGTTCCACAAGCTGGCATCGCTACTGTTCAAATCGGACACGGTCGATGGTGAAACGGAACCGACCAGCCTGCTAACTTGTTCTCTAAGTGGTGGCGCTGGCGCTGGCAGTGTAGGATCTTCCGTTGGTGCTGGTGTTTCTGCCCCGGCCGTTGGTAGTGGTACGGTCACAACGGCAGgagtcggtggtggtggtggcagcaAGCACAAACAACAACGTAGTGACGACGATCGGCagaaggaggaagaaaacatGGCCAAAGTGATGCGCGTGGAGTCACCGAAGAGTCTCGCAGATGAAGCGGACACTTCCAGCATCAGCTCGATGAGCAGCAGTGACTGTTCGAACTCGCAAGGACCAGGAACTTCGGCCGCCCAGAGATTGGCCGCGGGAACAACGGCTACGGATGGTGCTGGATCGTCGCCTGCCGTGTCCGTCAATCCCACAGCGTCCTCCAAGGCGACAAGCAGCACGGTGGACGATGCCGGTGCCACATCGTCTACTTCCCGCTCCGGTAATAGCGCACGCAATCGATCGGTCGATCAGCAGTTTGAGATGAAAATAAGGCGCTGTCTGCTGTTCAACAAACTCGTCGACTTGATGCCGGAAGCTCTATGTCAACCGAAGAAAAATATCAGCGATTTTGTACTGCTGTAG
- the LOC131282518 gene encoding muskelin isoform X4, with protein MAGTISDIKKLEYDIYKYSSYSSSYLPENIREDNPSNQTSRWSSNTNTPPQFLILKLERPAIVTRIKFGKYEKTHVCNLRKFRILGGLEEERMVLLFEGGLRNDAVPETFNLKHRTNSGELLPIKFVQIVPLLSWGPSFNFCIWYVELLGIEDSMFILSNLRKYNMLREVEIVRLFLKHCRQQGYSKTFRALQEETGVRLEDEQMTELHEILVNRGDFKKTEEMLMEFIDNGLMDHYLAKQEYKPQWSLQLTPEKEPRPGRRGGHQLVIDQTNSTIYLYGGWDGNEDLSDLWSYDVKSNRWTLIHERSELLDGPTPRACHKMVYDTRNGQIFMLGRYLDSASRTEENINSDFYLYNTISREWYRISSDTSQDGGPKLVFDHQMCIDVDKQTIYVFGGRILEPKNEEETTGNYRYSGLFSYHISTNTWTHIMVDCDDQLASSPHVHSIRSRVTHSMLFHHKHRKLYIFGGQRGKDYMTDFLIYDVDTNELSNMTPENNNTDTKNVPQSGFTQRATIDSEKDEIYVLTVGADCSLSKEKERRDLNINSFWLFSLAKKEWCCVYKSEHSNGENCYQKSSQHACHEPCPRYAHQIVYDGVNQVHFLFGGNPGTNSNVRLDDFWVLRLEKPNRANILRYCKYLLRKQEYEEITKNDPLAAILYLQTKLYDIIDHSDPVQLKEFHKLASLLFKSDTVDGETEPTSLLTCSLSGGAGAGSVGSSVGAGVSAPAVGSGTVTTAGVGGGGGSKHKQQRSDDDRQKEEENMAKVMRVESPKSLADEADTSSISSMSSSDCSNSQGPGTSAAQRLAAGTTATDGAGSSPAVSVNPTASSKATSSTVDDAGATSSTSRSGNSARNRSVDQQFEMKIRRCLLFNKLVDLMPEALCQPKKNISDFVLL; from the exons ATGGCTGGAACAATCTCGGACATCAAGAAGTTGGAGTACGATATCTACAAATACTCCAGCTATTCATCGTCCTACCTGCCCGA AAACATCCGGGAAGATAATCCTTCTAATCAAACATCGCGCTGGTCATCGAACACCAACACACCGCCCCAGTTTCTCATCCTGAAGCTCGAACGGCCGGCAATCGTGACGAGGATCAAGTTCGGGAAATATGAGAAAACGCACGTTTGCAACTTGCGCAAGTTCCGAATCCTCGGCGGGCTGGAGGAAGAACGCATGGTGCTGCTGTTCGAAGG CGGGCTACGGAATGACGCGGTGCCGGAAACGTTCAATTTGAAGCATCGCACCAACTCTGGCGAGCTCCTGCCGATCAAGTTCGTACAGATCGTGCCACTGCTGTCATGGGGGCCGAGCTTCAACTTTTGCATCTGGTACGTCGAGCTGCTGGGCATCGAGGACTCGATGTTCATCCTGTCGAACCTGCGCAAGTACAACATGCTACGGGAGGTCGAGATCGTCCGGCTGTTCCTGAAGCACTGCCGCCAGCAGGGGTACTCGAAAACCTTCCGTGCCCTGCAGGAGGAAACGGGAGTGCGCCTGGAGGACGAGCAGATGACGGAGCTGCACGAGATTCTTGTAAATAGAGGGGATTTTAAGAAGACTGAAGAAATGCTGATGGAATTTATCGACA ACGGCCTAATGGATCACTACCTCGCGAAGCAAGAGTACAAACCGCAGTGGAGCCTGCAGCTGACGCCGGAAAAGGAACCGAGACCGGGGCGGCGCGGAGGGCACCAGCTGGTGATCGATCAGACGAACAGCACGATCTACCTGTACGGTGGCTGGGATGGTAACGAGGATCTCAGCGATCTCTGGTCGTACGACGTCAAGTCGAACCGGTGGACGTTGATCCACGAGCGCTCGGAGCTGCTCGACGGTCCGACTCCCCGCGCTTGCCACAAGATGGTGTACGACACGAGAAACGGACAGATTTTCATGCTCGGGCGCTACCTGGACAGTGCGTCCCGGACGGAGGAGAACATCAATAGCGACTTTTACCTTTACAACACCATCTCCCGGGAGTGGTACCGCATTTCCAGCGATACGAGCCAGGACGGGGGGCCGAAGCTGGTGTTCGACCACCAGATGTGCATCGACGTCGATAAGCAGACGATCTACGTGTTTGGCGGTCGCATCCTGGAACCTAA AAACGAGGAGGAAACGACAGGCAACTATCGGTACTCGGGCCTGTTTTCGTACCACATCAGCACCAACACCTGGACGCACATTATGGTGGACTGCGATGATCAGCTCGCTTCCAGCCCGCACGTGCACAGCATTCGATCGCGTGTGACACATTCGATGCTGTTCCATCAT AAACATCGCAAATTGTACATCTTTGGTGGGCAACGCGGCAAGGACTACATGACGGACTTCCTCATCTACGATGTAGACACCAACGAGCTGTCCAACATGACGCCGGAGAATAACAATACCGACACGAAGAACGTACCGCAGTCGGGATTCACGCAGCGCGCAACGATCGACAGCGAAAAGGACGAGATTTACGTTTTGACGGTAGGAGCCGATTGT AGCCTCAGCAAGGAGAAGGAGCGCCGCGATCTGAACATAAACTCGTTCTGGCTGTTCTCGTTGGCCAAGAAGGAGTGGTGCTGCGTGTACAAGAGTGAACACTCGAACGGGGAAAACTGCTACCAGAAGAGCAGCCAGCACGCCTGCCATGAGCCATGCCCGCGGTATGCGCACCAGATCGTGTACGATGGCGTGAACCAGGTGCACTTCCTGTTCGGCGGTAACCCGGGTACGAACTCCAACGTGCGGCTGGACGATTTCTGGGTGCTGCGGTTGGAGAAACCGAATCGTGCGAACATCCTGCGCTACTGCAAGTACCTGTTGCGCAAGCAGGAGTACGAGGAGATTACGAAAAATGACCCGCTAGCGGCGATACTGTACCTGCAAACGAAGTTGTACGACATTATTGACCACAGCGATCCGGTACAGCTGAAGGAGTTCCACAAGCTGGCATCGCTACTGTTCAAATCGGACACGGTCGATGGTGAAACGGAACCGACCAGCCTGCTAACTTGTTCTCTAAGTGGTGGCGCTGGCGCTGGCAGTGTAGGATCTTCCGTTGGTGCTGGTGTTTCTGCCCCGGCCGTTGGTAGTGGTACGGTCACAACGGCAGgagtcggtggtggtggtggcagcaAGCACAAACAACAACGTAGTGACGACGATCGGCagaaggaggaagaaaacatGGCCAAAGTGATGCGCGTGGAGTCACCGAAGAGTCTCGCAGATGAAGCGGACACTTCCAGCATCAGCTCGATGAGCAGCAGTGACTGTTCGAACTCGCAAGGACCAGGAACTTCGGCCGCCCAGAGATTGGCCGCGGGAACAACGGCTACGGATGGTGCTGGATCGTCGCCTGCCGTGTCCGTCAATCCCACAGCGTCCTCCAAGGCGACAAGCAGCACGGTGGACGATGCCGGTGCCACATCGTCTACTTCCCGCTCCGGTAATAGCGCACGCAATCGATCGGTCGATCAGCAGTTTGAGATGAAAATAAGGCGCTGTCTGCTGTTCAACAAACTCGTCGACTTGATGCCGGAAGCTCTATGTCAACCGAAGAAAAATATCAGCGATTTTGTACTGCTGTAG